A single Streptomyces sannanensis DNA region contains:
- a CDS encoding LCP family protein, producing MDAQSRGQADGMDPADQWVLNPDTGNYELRLDSSPEQPKVNRPRSASRSRSAAHGRKAASDRVPGQRGRRGANASDDSAGGAGRRKRKQQKSGKKKKALVWTGGVMAFVLVGGSAFAYYWYERLNGNISTIDVGDAANGSAIKDGPMNILVIGTDKRTGKGNEAYGDRDNATGHADTTILFHVSEDRTNATALSIPRDLKTEIPDCPTKQPDGSIKVIPGQYTRFNESLGVNGRDPGCTMRTVKKLTGLDVDHFMMVDFNAVKTLSTAVGGVTVCLEQPIKDEKSKLDLPSGESKVMGEQALSFVRNRHGLKNESDLDRIEMQQQFLASMMRQLKEDSLDSPTKMLDIADAATDALTVDKAIGSANKLITLAKELSKIDLKNITLMTVPVVDNPDEPVGRKATVVLNPVEAPPVFSMLQNDVSFTEVKKKEKDTKNKQAALLNGPRADASAVRVEVLNGGALGGSAQKVLEWLQLNKGVQKSSNGGNAPKDLAKTTLEYAPNQADQARELADLMGLPATALKPGTADAAELTPMTLTLGADFKGAGVSIAPPKKIPDVKKSHANEQKCAGS from the coding sequence GCGGACGGCATGGACCCCGCCGACCAGTGGGTACTCAACCCCGACACCGGCAATTACGAACTGCGACTGGACAGTTCCCCAGAGCAGCCGAAGGTAAACCGCCCCCGCAGTGCCTCCCGCTCCAGATCCGCCGCCCACGGCCGGAAAGCCGCCTCTGACCGGGTCCCCGGCCAGCGCGGCCGCCGTGGCGCGAACGCCTCCGACGACAGCGCCGGCGGCGCCGGGCGGCGCAAACGCAAGCAGCAGAAGAGCGGCAAGAAGAAGAAAGCGCTGGTGTGGACCGGCGGCGTCATGGCCTTCGTCCTGGTTGGCGGCTCGGCCTTCGCGTATTACTGGTACGAGCGCCTCAACGGCAACATCAGCACGATTGACGTCGGTGACGCGGCCAACGGCAGCGCCATCAAGGACGGACCGATGAACATCCTGGTCATCGGCACCGACAAACGCACCGGCAAGGGCAACGAGGCCTACGGCGACAGGGACAACGCCACCGGCCACGCCGACACGACGATCCTCTTCCATGTCTCCGAGGACCGCACCAACGCAACCGCGCTGAGCATCCCCCGCGACCTCAAGACCGAAATCCCGGACTGCCCGACCAAGCAGCCGGACGGCTCGATCAAGGTCATCCCCGGTCAGTACACCAGGTTCAACGAATCCCTGGGCGTGAACGGCCGGGACCCGGGCTGCACCATGCGCACGGTCAAAAAGCTGACGGGACTGGATGTCGACCACTTCATGATGGTCGACTTCAACGCGGTCAAGACGCTTTCCACGGCGGTCGGCGGCGTCACGGTGTGCCTGGAGCAGCCCATCAAGGACGAAAAGTCGAAGCTCGATCTGCCTTCTGGTGAATCCAAGGTCATGGGCGAGCAGGCGCTGTCATTCGTCCGTAACCGGCACGGTCTGAAGAACGAGAGCGACCTGGACCGGATCGAGATGCAGCAGCAGTTCCTCGCGTCGATGATGCGGCAGCTGAAGGAAGACTCGCTGGACAGTCCGACGAAAATGCTCGACATTGCCGACGCGGCCACCGACGCCCTCACCGTGGACAAGGCGATTGGAAGCGCCAACAAGCTGATCACCCTCGCCAAGGAACTCAGCAAGATCGATCTGAAAAACATCACCCTCATGACGGTGCCGGTGGTCGACAACCCCGATGAGCCCGTCGGCAGGAAGGCGACGGTCGTTCTGAATCCGGTCGAGGCCCCGCCGGTCTTCAGCATGCTGCAGAACGACGTCTCCTTCACCGAAGTGAAGAAGAAGGAGAAGGACACCAAGAACAAGCAGGCCGCTCTGCTCAACGGCCCGCGCGCCGACGCCTCGGCAGTCCGTGTCGAGGTCCTCAACGGCGGCGCCCTGGGCGGGTCCGCTCAGAAGGTCTTGGAGTGGCTGCAGCTCAACAAGGGCGTCCAGAAGTCCAGCAACGGCGGAAACGCCCCCAAGGACCTCGCCAAGACGACCTTGGAGTACGCGCCGAACCAGGCCGACCAGGCCCGCGAGCTGGCGGACCTCATGGGCCTGCCCGCCACGGCGCTCAAGCCCGGTACCGCCGATGCCGCCGAGCTCACTCCGATGACGCTCACGCTCGGGGCGGACTTCAAGGGTGCCGGCGTGTCCATCGCTCCGCCGAAGAAAATACCGGACGTCAAGAAGTCTCATGCCAATGAGCAGAAGTGCGCCGGCAGCTGA
- a CDS encoding LCP family protein: protein MVGQRTVRGEGPGRHHGRRGKRRILRWTALTVSVLILGTGGAGYLYYEHLNGNIKRKNLNLGNTKMADHKANAAGQTPLNILLIGSDARDSEENKKLGGAKNTFDGPPLADVQMLVHLSADRSNMSVISMPRDTMLKMPKCTAEDGTEYKATTRRIQTNESLSRGGPGCTVATWYELTGITIDHFMLVDFAGVVSMADAIGGVPVCVKENVHSRNSKGQGSGLKLEKGTTYVKGKQALQWLRTRYGFEDGTDLGRTHAQHMYMNSMIRELRKNAKLTNPIKLRKLAEAATDTLTVDDRIDTVSDLLGLGDEFKKVPTDRVTMTTMPTVPYTYDRNRVEPTPGDAEKLFRLVREDIPLDGKGLKQKPKPPESKDPVAPTGEIAVTVQNGTGVNGALAKGRSSAVAGALGAKGFSLARSSNQLTPQERTTVSYPSVGLQGDAEAVAKALGIPVGAVKKSTGVTGITVVVGADWREGTTYPEQPADDNKTPSTARPLNASEKGACMDVQRGFTW from the coding sequence CTGGTGGGACAGCGCACTGTGCGCGGGGAGGGCCCCGGCCGGCATCACGGCAGACGCGGCAAGCGGCGCATACTGCGCTGGACCGCGCTGACCGTCTCGGTGCTGATACTCGGCACCGGCGGCGCCGGATACCTCTATTACGAACACCTCAACGGCAACATCAAGAGGAAAAACCTCAACCTCGGCAACACGAAGATGGCCGATCACAAGGCCAACGCAGCCGGCCAGACCCCGCTGAACATCCTGCTCATCGGCTCGGACGCCCGGGACTCCGAGGAGAACAAGAAACTCGGCGGCGCGAAGAACACGTTCGACGGCCCGCCGCTGGCCGACGTGCAGATGCTCGTCCACCTCTCCGCGGACCGCAGCAACATGTCGGTCATCTCCATGCCCCGCGACACCATGCTGAAGATGCCCAAGTGCACCGCGGAGGACGGGACCGAATACAAGGCCACCACGCGCAGGATCCAGACGAACGAGAGCCTGAGCCGCGGCGGCCCGGGCTGCACGGTGGCCACCTGGTACGAGCTCACGGGCATCACCATCGACCACTTCATGTTGGTCGACTTCGCGGGTGTGGTCTCGATGGCAGACGCGATCGGCGGTGTCCCCGTCTGCGTCAAGGAAAACGTCCACTCCCGCAACAGCAAGGGCCAGGGCTCCGGCCTCAAGCTGGAGAAAGGCACGACCTACGTCAAGGGCAAGCAGGCCCTGCAGTGGCTGAGGACCCGCTACGGCTTCGAGGACGGCACCGACCTCGGCCGCACCCATGCGCAGCACATGTACATGAACTCGATGATCCGTGAACTGCGCAAGAACGCCAAGCTCACCAACCCGATCAAGCTGCGCAAGCTTGCCGAGGCGGCCACCGACACCCTCACCGTCGACGACAGAATCGACACGGTGAGCGATCTGCTCGGCCTGGGCGACGAGTTCAAGAAGGTCCCGACCGACCGGGTCACCATGACCACCATGCCGACGGTCCCCTACACGTACGACCGCAACCGGGTCGAGCCCACGCCCGGTGACGCCGAGAAGCTGTTCCGTTTGGTCCGCGAGGACATCCCGCTGGACGGCAAGGGCCTCAAGCAGAAGCCCAAGCCCCCGGAGTCCAAGGACCCGGTGGCGCCGACGGGAGAGATCGCCGTCACGGTGCAGAACGGCACGGGTGTCAACGGAGCGCTGGCCAAAGGCCGGTCCAGTGCGGTGGCCGGGGCACTCGGCGCGAAGGGTTTCTCCCTGGCCCGGTCCAGCAACCAGCTGACCCCGCAGGAGCGGACGACCGTCAGCTACCCCAGCGTCGGCCTCCAGGGTGACGCCGAGGCCGTCGCCAAGGCGCTGGGCATTCCGGTCGGCGCGGTGAAGAAGTCCACCGGCGTCACGGGCATCACCGTGGTTGTGGGAGCCGACTGGCGCGAGGGCACCACGTACCCGGAGCAGCCGGCTGACGACAACAAGACACCCTCGACGGCGCGCCCTCTGAACGCCTCCGAAAAAGGGGCCTGCATGGATGTGCAGCGCGGCTTCACCTGGTAG
- a CDS encoding glycosyltransferase family 2 protein encodes MPQHPAVSVIMPVLNEERHLRGAVHAILQQEYEGEMEVVIALGPSTDRTDEIAAELVRETASNSWGRVHTVPNPTGRTPAALNAAIKASRHPVVVRVDGHGMLSPNYIATAVRLLEETGAQNVGGIMHAEGENDWEHAVAAAMTSKIGVGNAAFHTGGQAGAAETVYLGVFRREALEQQGGYNEEFIRAQDWELNFRIREAGGLIWFSPELRVSYRPRPSVRALAKQYKDYGRWRHVVARYHQGSINLRYLAPPAAVCAIAAGLVVGATLTPLGFVVPAGYLAAITAGSVPAGEGLPLKARLQIPVALATMHMSWGFGFLTSPRSLAKKVIASRRPSVRQAA; translated from the coding sequence ATGCCCCAGCACCCCGCCGTGTCCGTGATCATGCCGGTCCTCAATGAGGAGCGACACCTCCGTGGTGCCGTCCACGCCATCCTCCAGCAGGAGTACGAGGGCGAGATGGAGGTGGTGATCGCACTGGGCCCGTCCACGGACCGTACCGACGAGATCGCTGCCGAGCTGGTGCGCGAGACCGCATCGAATTCCTGGGGCCGGGTGCACACCGTGCCCAACCCCACCGGCCGCACCCCCGCCGCACTGAACGCGGCGATCAAGGCGTCCCGTCACCCGGTCGTGGTGCGGGTCGACGGCCACGGCATGCTCTCCCCGAACTACATCGCCACCGCCGTCCGCCTGCTGGAGGAGACCGGTGCGCAGAACGTCGGCGGCATCATGCACGCCGAGGGCGAGAACGACTGGGAGCACGCGGTCGCCGCCGCCATGACCTCGAAGATCGGCGTGGGCAACGCCGCCTTCCACACGGGCGGCCAGGCGGGCGCCGCGGAAACCGTGTATCTGGGTGTCTTCCGGCGCGAGGCGCTGGAGCAGCAGGGCGGCTACAATGAGGAGTTCATCCGCGCCCAGGACTGGGAGCTGAACTTCCGCATCCGTGAGGCGGGCGGGCTGATCTGGTTCTCGCCGGAGCTGAGGGTCTCGTACCGCCCGCGGCCGAGCGTGCGCGCGCTGGCCAAGCAGTACAAGGACTACGGTCGTTGGCGCCATGTGGTGGCCCGCTACCACCAGGGCTCCATCAACCTCCGCTACCTCGCCCCGCCGGCCGCCGTCTGCGCGATCGCCGCGGGCCTGGTGGTGGGCGCGACGCTCACCCCGCTGGGCTTCGTCGTCCCGGCCGGCTATCTGGCCGCGATCACCGCGGGCTCGGTCCCGGCCGGCGAGGGCCTGCCGCTGAAGGCACGGCTGCAGATCCCGGTGGCGCTGGCGACGATGCACATGTCCTGGGGCTTCGGCTTCCTGACCAGCCCGCGCTCGCTGGCGAAGAAGGTCATCGCCAGCCGCCGACCGAGCGTGCGCCAGGCGGCCTGA